The Gemmatimonadota bacterium genomic sequence GACGCGTCACCAGGCGCGTTCCATCCGGCGACCATTGTGCGGCCATCAGCGTGCCCGGCTGAGTGGTAAGGAGGCGTCGATTCCCGCCCGCTGTATCCTGCAGGTAGAGGCTCGAACTCCGAAGTGCCGGTAGTGCCTCGACCTGCGCGAGGACGGCGCCGTCCGGAGACAGGGCTGGAACCACGTTCACCGCACCCGTTGTCTGCGCAATCATCCGCGCCGTCTTTGCGGAATCGATGGGAATCGGAAAGCGCCAGGTTCGTGAGATGTTCTCGATGCGCGGAACGATGAGGTCGCCGTTGCGCCCCATGTCCTGTGGGACCCCGGGAAGGTCCAGTGCGAGTCGCTCGCCCCGGGGAGGGCTCGCGTCGAGGTCCAGGCGAAAGATCGAGTCCCGACGCATCGGCGCGTAGAGAAAACGGCGCGTGGGGCCGAAGTAGGCCGTGCGCGATAGTGACGCAAATGCCCCGCTGGTGTCGGCCGGCGTGGTAGCGAACACCACTACGCGGTCGCCGGTCGCGTCCAACCGTGAGATGCGCACCGTGGAGTCCGGAAGGCGAGACGCGAGCACGAGCAGGCCCTCCGCGACACCACCCGCGAGCCAGACGACACGTTCCCCGGCGTCCAGCGATACGCGCACGCTGTCGCCGAAACCGCCGCGTCGCACCTCGGCGATCGTCACCGTGAGGGTGTCAGCCGGGGTGATGCCGCGTCGAAGGTTAAGCAGTGGGCCGGGGGATGGCTGGTACCACTGGCCCCCGCGCGATGTGACCCAATCGGGCTGGGAGCTGCTGCCGTCCGCGGTTGCCATGAATGTCGGCGGTTCACCCGGTCGGTAGGTGACGAGGGTCGAGTCGTCGAGCCAGGACAGGAATCCCGGGGCCGCCCTGCCGACACGGCGGGCGGTGCCTTGCGGCATCGTCTGGATCCACAATTCACCGCCATCGCGACGGAACGCGAGCTGCGACCCGTCCGGCGAGAGCCGAGGTTGGCTGACCGTGCCGGCATTAGTGATTCGCTCGGGCGCGCTCGGCGCGAACGCCGGCGTGCGCCCGATCCACCACCAGCCGGTGGCCGCCACACCGAGGACGCCCAACAGTGCCGGCAGCTGCCAACGCCTTCCTCGCCCGACCCGTCGGACCGGGGCGCGCGGCGCGGCCCCGCTCGTGACCTGGTCCAGCTCTTCGAGAAGCGCGGCCGCCGTCAGCCACCGATCGTTCGGCGCCTTCGCGAGGCACCGCATCACCGCATCCGCCAGCGCCGTTGGGACGTCGGGTCGGACGGCCTGCAGCGACTCCGGCACCGCCGTCAGGTGCCTCATGAACAGCTGCTGCATCGACTCGCCCGTGAACACGGGCCGCCCGGCCAGCATCTCCCACGCCATCGCCCCCACCGCATACAGGTCCGTGCGCGCGTCGATCGCCGCCGACCCCTCGATCTGCTCCGGGGCCATGTATCCGGGACTGCCTAACGCCACACCGACGCTCGTCGCGGCGTGCACGCTCGTCCCCGAACTCGCGATCGCCTTGGCAATCCCGAAGTCCGCCACCCACGCTTGCCGCCCCGCCAGCAACACGTTGTCCGGCTTGATGTCGCGGTGCACCAACCCCTTCTCGTGCGCGTGCGCCAGCGCTTCCAGCACCGATCGCAGCAGGCGGCGCACATCCTCCACCGGGAGCGCCCCCTCACGGCGCATCCGCGCGCGCAACGTCTCGCCCTCGATGAACGGCATCACGTAGAACAACGCCCCACCCGCCTGCCCGGAGTCCAGCAAGGGCAGGATGTTCGGGTGCGTCAGGTTCGCCGTGAGCCGGATCTCCGCGAGGAAGCGCTCGGCCCCCAGTACCGACGCCGCGTCCGGCCGGATGACCTTGATCGCCACATCGCGCCCGTGCCGGGTGTCGCGGGCCCGAAAGACCGTCGCCATCCCCCCACGGCCCACCTCAGCCTGCAACTCATATCCTGGGGCCAAGGCGCGCTCCAGCTCCGCGCGCTGATACGTCGCGGTGCTTCCGTCGACCATCCGCCCGACCAGTGAGTCCAGTGAGGTCGGCGTGTCGAGAAAGCCGCGCCGGTCGAGGGTCCCCTCGCGCGCCAGCAAGCGCTGGAGTTCGTCCGCAATGGTGGGCGACTCCTCCCGCAGACGCATCAGCCAGGCGGTGCGCTCCCCGGCCGGCATGTCGATCGCCTTGTCGAGGAGCGGTTGCACCTGGTTCCAGAGGGCCTTGTCCATAGCGGATCGCGATGAAGGCTAGGCCAGGAACAGCGCCATGAATCGGCGCAGTCCCGGGAGTCGGGGGGCTCGCGCGTTGGGCGCGACGTCTTCCTGGAGGAGCGCCTCGAGGGTCGCAACCACCGTGGGCGCGTCTGAGCGCAGGTCGTGCAGCCACGCTGCCCGGTCTCCTTCCGGGAGTTGCTGCATGGCGTTCACGAGCGGAGAGAGGGCGGCGCGGACCTGGGAAGCCTGGTGAAGCATGGGGAGCACCCGAAGTGGAGGTTCACCCCTGTCTTCGAAATCCGACGGCCAATCATGACACGCCGTCCCGTCCCATCGCGTCGCCCAGCAGCAGGCGGGCCTTCTTCCAGTCCCGCAGCACGGTGCGCTCAGATGCCCCGCGCTGCGCCGCGATCTCCGCGAAGGTGAAGCCGCAGAAGAAGTGCAGGTCCACGACCTCGGCCAGACGAGGATCCAGGGTCGCCAGCTCCTCCAGGGCTTCCCCGAGACGCGCGAGGTCGGGCTCGTCTCCGGCGGGTGCCGCGACGTCGGCGTTGGTGATCCCCGTGAAGTGGAACTCGCCCCCCCGCTTCTGGGCCCGCCGGTTTCGCGAATAGTCGATGATGATGCCGCGCATCGCCCGCGCCGCATAGCCGAGAAAGTGGCCCTTGTCCTCGAATGCCGGTGAGTGCTCGGAAAAGCGCAGGTACGCCTCGTGGAGGAGCGCGGTGGCCGACAGGGATACGTTGCCCTGAAAGTCACGAACCTGGCGACCAGCAAGCACCTTCAGCTCGCGGTAGAGCTCGGTGAAGAGCCGGTCTGGGGGGAGGGCGGCGGTATCCATGGCGGCGGGTCTACTGCGCGCGAGCCACGCCGTCGCGCCGGGGGTCGGCGATCCCGATCCGTCGGCCATCCTTGCGAACGAAGACGCCGTGGACGCCCCCGAACTGTATGTCCGCGACGCGAGAAAGCGGCTGGTACCCGGCGGCCACGAGACCCGCATACACGTCGGTCGTGAAGCCCGGCTCCACTTCCACGTCGCGGCGCCCTGGCGTGGACCAGATGCGTGGGGCCGCGATCGCGCGCCCGGGATCTTCGCCAAAGGCGAGGATGCGCGTGCTGACCTGCGTGATGGCCGGCTGGATGTACTGTGATCCCGCCGCACCAATCACGAGCCGCACCTGGCGCCCGTCCAGGATGATCGTGGGTGCGATGGTGGAGTTGGAGTAGCGGTTGGGACCGCGGGTGCGTGCGTCGAGGTTGGCGGCCGATGAGTTCAGGAAGAAGCCATTGGTATACACGCCGGAACCGAATAACACCCCCACCGTGGTGGTGGCAGACACCGCGTTGCCGTCGGCGTCCACGACCGAGAGGTGCGACGTGAGGCTTTCGCTGGTTTGGGGTTCGGTCTCGCCGCTGGAGGCCTTCAGCGCACGCGGAAGGGCCACCGGATAGGGATACGCCTCACAGGCCGCGTCGCGTGTCGCGGGCTCGTGTGGCCACGCGTCCCCTGGCCCGACGGAGTCCCGCGCCGCGCCTGCGAGGAGGGTAGCGCGTTGCGCGGCATACGCTGCACTGGTCACTCCGCGCGCCGGGACGGCCAGGACCGCGGGATCACCGCGATGGAGAGACCCGTCCGCCTGGGCGAGGCGGAGGATGCCGGCCATGGTGACGACCGCCTGGGGTCGATCGGTGAAGCCGCCGGCTCGGGTCAGCCCACTCGCTTCGGTGAGCTCGAACATCTCCAGCAGCGGGGCGCCTCCCATGGGGGGTGGCGCCGACAGCACGGTGTGGCCCAGCCAGCTCGTGCAGAGCGGGACCATGGGGGCAACGGGGTACCCGGCGACGTCGTCCGCCGTGATGAGCCCGCCAAGCGATTGGACCTCCTTCGCGAGTTGGTCGGCGATGGCGCCTGTGTAGAAGGCGTCGCGTCCGCCGTCAGCGATGCGTTGCAGCGTCGTGGCGAGCGCCGGTTGGACCAGGCGCGCTCCGGGGCGCAGGGGCTGGGAATCGGGGAAGAACAACGCGCGGGCGGCCGGGTTCCCCTGCAGCTTGGCGCGAGAGGACGCGATGGTGCGCGCCAGGAGCGGGCTCACAATGAAGCCGTCGCGGGCCAGGCGGATCGCGGGGGCAAGCACGGCGGCACGCGGCAGTTTGCCGTGGCGCTGGTGGGCCTCGAGCAGACCGGCCACCATCCCGGGGACCGCCGCGGCCCGGCCGATGCGCCGTGGATTGGCCGCGCCACTGTCCGCCTGGCCCCACGCGGGATCGCTCCCCGTGCGCGCGTAGAACGACAGGTGGTCCGCGCGTCCCGTGCGCGCGCTGTAGAAGGTCAGCGCGCCGCCCCCGCCGAGCCCGGTCTGC encodes the following:
- a CDS encoding sigma-70 family RNA polymerase sigma factor produces the protein MDTAALPPDRLFTELYRELKVLAGRQVRDFQGNVSLSATALLHEAYLRFSEHSPAFEDKGHFLGYAARAMRGIIIDYSRNRRAQKRGGEFHFTGITNADVAAPAGDEPDLARLGEALEELATLDPRLAEVVDLHFFCGFTFAEIAAQRGASERTVLRDWKKARLLLGDAMGRDGVS
- a CDS encoding serine/threonine-protein kinase, with translation MDKALWNQVQPLLDKAIDMPAGERTAWLMRLREESPTIADELQRLLAREGTLDRRGFLDTPTSLDSLVGRMVDGSTATYQRAELERALAPGYELQAEVGRGGMATVFRARDTRHGRDVAIKVIRPDAASVLGAERFLAEIRLTANLTHPNILPLLDSGQAGGALFYVMPFIEGETLRARMRREGALPVEDVRRLLRSVLEALAHAHEKGLVHRDIKPDNVLLAGRQAWVADFGIAKAIASSGTSVHAATSVGVALGSPGYMAPEQIEGSAAIDARTDLYAVGAMAWEMLAGRPVFTGESMQQLFMRHLTAVPESLQAVRPDVPTALADAVMRCLAKAPNDRWLTAAALLEELDQVTSGAAPRAPVRRVGRGRRWQLPALLGVLGVAATGWWWIGRTPAFAPSAPERITNAGTVSQPRLSPDGSQLAFRRDGGELWIQTMPQGTARRVGRAAPGFLSWLDDSTLVTYRPGEPPTFMATADGSSSQPDWVTSRGGQWYQPSPGPLLNLRRGITPADTLTVTIAEVRRGGFGDSVRVSLDAGERVVWLAGGVAEGLLVLASRLPDSTVRISRLDATGDRVVVFATTPADTSGAFASLSRTAYFGPTRRFLYAPMRRDSIFRLDLDASPPRGERLALDLPGVPQDMGRNGDLIVPRIENISRTWRFPIPIDSAKTARMIAQTTGAVNVVPALSPDGAVLAQVEALPALRSSSLYLQDTAGGNRRLLTTQPGTLMAAQWSPDGTRLVTRHVPPGRGAEWIVVDVRSSEVTRLGKPSQPRGSNVISFGFPAAWSPDGRYVYAPDFDVNPRGRLRRYAVTASDTGEVVSRFWEQHEGYLPEGIVPSPDGRQLVVGGASLVVVALPSGPAREIVPTDSVTLVIPISWDADGNILYALRDSRVRGNAMRELAMVSARGGKPRPLGAIPAPCGIHIGVLRNGREATCVEQEQVIDAYRIRGLR
- a CDS encoding gamma-glutamyltransferase, with the protein product MLLAGILACAAPGLSPADLSPADGKRVEGDRGVVAASHPDASAAGVEVLRAGGNAADAAVATAFALSVTDISQTGLGGGGALTFYSARTGRADHLSFYARTGSDPAWGQADSGAANPRRIGRAAAVPGMVAGLLEAHQRHGKLPRAAVLAPAIRLARDGFIVSPLLARTIASSRAKLQGNPAARALFFPDSQPLRPGARLVQPALATTLQRIADGGRDAFYTGAIADQLAKEVQSLGGLITADDVAGYPVAPMVPLCTSWLGHTVLSAPPPMGGAPLLEMFELTEASGLTRAGGFTDRPQAVVTMAGILRLAQADGSLHRGDPAVLAVPARGVTSAAYAAQRATLLAGAARDSVGPGDAWPHEPATRDAACEAYPYPVALPRALKASSGETEPQTSESLTSHLSVVDADGNAVSATTTVGVLFGSGVYTNGFFLNSSAANLDARTRGPNRYSNSTIAPTIILDGRQVRLVIGAAGSQYIQPAITQVSTRILAFGEDPGRAIAAPRIWSTPGRRDVEVEPGFTTDVYAGLVAAGYQPLSRVADIQFGGVHGVFVRKDGRRIGIADPRRDGVARAQ